In the Uranotaenia lowii strain MFRU-FL chromosome 1, ASM2978415v1, whole genome shotgun sequence genome, tttggtgtgtacttttcggaagcctggtaaAGAGTATGCTTCACGATGTGGCAGCTACTCCTTAACGCCATGCCTTCTTCTGTGAGAAGCTTCTTCGGCTACCGTACGCCACTTGAGCTGAGTGGGACATAAGTCAACGGTCTGGAGTTCACCATGTTCTCTGCTTCTGCTAACACCGTTGCAAACGATTCGTCGTCTACCTTCCTGACAAATGGCACTGATCCAAGGGCTGATTTCACTACTCATACCATTCTCTCCCAGCAACCTCCCATATGAGCTGGAGGATTAAACTTCCGCTGGGTTTGAGCATTCGTGAAAGTACTGCCCAACTCAGTGTGAATCTTGCTGATCTCGTCTTGCAGCTCTCGGCTAGCCCTGACGAAGTTTGTCCCATTGTCTGAATTTAATATGGAGTCCCACGTCATGCGACGAACCTTCGAATCGTCTTCTTGCACGCATCGGTGCTCAAGTTAGCTACTACCTCCAAGTGAACTGCGCTAACGGTAAGGCAAGTAAAAAGGCAGACCCACCGCTTAGCCATGCTTCGTCCTATCTTCACCTGATACGACTCAAAGATGTCTACAGCTACGTAGGAAAATGGGTGCACGCATGGCTCAATCCTTACTGCTAGATGCGGTCCCATTTTGGGAGCGACCGGCGTTGATTTGTACACTCGACACGGCCACTCGTATATGTGGCACTCGGAAATTCTGTCGGACCTCGTTGAATACGGTGTCGTCGTTGGCATGACCGTACATTCGATGGTAGAAATCCTGCAACAAGTCTGTTATTCGATGCTTTTTAGACAGCATTATTGGAAACTTCGCATTGTAAGACAGAATTTCTGCACCTGCCGCTCTACTTAGTACCTTCCCGCAGCACTCTGAACTCATCAACGAATGGTGACTGCTTGACCAGGCTACTAGATAGCGCAGATGGCTTCTGCTGGTGGTCGATCCTCTGCACATTCTACTTCAAGATCGCAACTTCGTCAGGATATGCTTCGGACAGCGCGTTCAACCATAATGTCCTCTTCGTTTTCTGAATGTCCGCCCTAGTCAAACCAATAGAATAAGTCGGTTGATTATTCTCCGAAGTTCGCAAACCGTTCAAGTAGTGGTGAACGTAGGCCACCGAACGAAGCATCCCCtcaaaacgttaaaaattcACGTACTTCACCAGTGGCTGCTTGATCAGATGACTGCAGACAAACGCTTCACTTTATCCACAGTCTCTTCTGGAACCATCGTCCAATCTGCTTCAGATTTGTAGAGGAATTCGGGTCCTTGGAACTCAGCACTAGCTCCTAGCACAGCCGCCATCAACTCAAATCGTGAGATTGAAACTTCTAGATGAGCCACTCTGATCTGTCCTCGATCCATGATACGGAAATAAGCTCAATATTTTTGTAGCTGTCCGGATCGGAAATAGTAGAACGGGAAATGCGCAACCCAGGTATGTTTCTCAGTACAGACAACCACTTCATCCACCGGGTCGCGATCTCCGCTTTAATTCTGCTGTCCTGTAACAATCCCTTATGTTACAGCCCGCTCAGTCACAAGGACTTTTCAAAGAACACCCAGGGTCGGCTTTCTAGCACAAGAAAGAATTCAAGAGTTAGAGTGCCAGAACCAAATCATTTATTGAACTAATTTACTTTTCGGCACGTTCCCTAAATCCCTAACCTGAGCTTTGTCCCTAACTATTTTTCTAATTATTAACTTACGGTTTAGTATGTGGTGTGTCGTGTGAGGGCCTGTCGATGCGCGCTGCTGCTCGTCCAGTTATCCCGATGCTAGGTCCTGTAGCGCCGCCTGCGGCACCGCGTGAAAGACCACCAAAGCTCTCCAGGGGAAATCGGTACCTCGATGCCAGACTTCAGATTCGGGAAGGATATCCACCCACCGGCACCGATCTCTGGGAAGCCTCCTGGATTTGCCGTCGGCCTAATGCTCGCCCCTCGACTATGCCCGATATTGCTTGACGATATCAGGTAACCAGTCGGAACAGTCTTCGCTCCTGGACGCGATAGATTTTGGCGCTATCGTGATTCTAGCCCCGGTGTTGACCTAGCTCAAAGAGCGACGCCGCTGAGTATGGCCAGATTATCGGACCTCATGGAGTCACCTAACTCAGATTCGGCCAATTCCTCAGTTATTCTCGGCTGAGCCCGATAGACATTGGCGCTATCGTGGCTACAGCCCTCCGTTTCCTCACTCGGATCAACGCGACGGGTAAAGATATCCCGTAGTAAACGCGCGAGACACTCTTTATATAAAATAGTACAACTTTGTTCTTCACAGCTTATGGTTTTGGGTGTTAGCTGTTCTCCGGTCTCGATCCAAGTGCAAGAGGAAGTTGCTGATCGCAGTTTTCCCTCCTCTTGGATTTTCATCCCGACTCGTCTAAATTGCGTTAAGACGACTCCTGGTGTTTTCAGGTGTGTTTTTTGTAAGTGTTGTGTTGTAAAAGGCTGTTAACAATTCCTGTTCAGtgtattgtgtatttttttaattgtgccGTTCTCCTGCTCAGTTTGTAGCTactcttttgaaattttccttttttatttatttatttattaatagatttttttaattacggTTTTAATTTGTATATATGCTGTGAAATTTCCTTGAAACTATCCTATACTCCTAAACATAATAAATGATTTGGTCAGCTTCCCTGGGTGCACCTTTGCTAGCGTAGCCGTAACACAGTGAACAGTCACAGTCCCAATCCGCGTTTGTTCACCAAACTTTCTCTGGTCAAGATTTTTCCGTGAATGACGAATGACCCTACCAATAGACCAAGTCGATtgggggtcatttttgaatttctcaaaccctggtgCTTAAAAAGATTTTGGACAAAGTtatacttcaaataaaaaaattgtcaaatcaatttattttcatactaTTTCAACGATAACATACTCAGTTCTAAAAACAGGTgactgataatcttttgatggaaaatgaagctacataaagtctgcttcatttaatattgttATTAAATGTTAacgagttttgatcaccgctaattcttattggcttttctagttgatgcttttcggtgaatttgaaatcaaatacaaacaattcttttgacgtttcggcctactaccttcagccatcctcagaaaactatattttaaacaaaaaacttaaattaatacaaaaaattcttcacaatatTTCATCACAATTTCACTGCACTTTTGCACTTACGATTTGTATCGCCGCGTGCTTCCTGAACGGCTGTCTTACTTGATTTAAGTCCGGTTTTGAATCGCTTCTAGCAGCTGGCGTCTATCATTCCCGGTGTCGTCGTGATGTTGTTTGTTGTCGTCGTGTTCGGTGACGTCGTTTTTGAATCCGTCGTTTTAGTTGCGAATTGTGGCGTCTCtcttagttttttaataatagagctatatattttagaaatttcaatcgaatcttgcttgatgtttactgttcttccttttttgagttttatgtgtagtgtttcagctgtttttcgttttccttcttggtttactctttctaaaatatatgctTTGTCGAAATTAAACTTATGGTTCTGTTCTATGGCATGTTGTGTCAATCCTGTggctctggtgttttgtttgagactcgttttatgatttttaatccttttttccaGAGTTTGAGATGTTTGTCCACAGTATTCTTTCCCGCATTCACAAGGAATTGAATATACCACATTTgtctgttttaattttggaatttggtctttcgtttttgtgaataaacaggttttaattttgttgattggtcTCGAGGATGCAATTATgccatgatttttcagtactctACTAACTTTTTCACTCAATCCAGGAATGTATGTTAGTGAGACGTATTTTCCTAGATTTTCCGTAGTGCTGTTGCTTAGCGAGTTGTAAATAGCATCTACcctcttttttaaaatatatttgataaattcatctGGGTAATTATTTAAATGAAGTATTTTACTGACTTTATTGATGCTCATTTCACGTTTTTCAACGTCGCTAAGTTTCAGTGCCCGGTCAATCAATGCAATCGCTGTGTTCTTTTTGTGTATATATGGACTTTCTGAATAATAATCCAAATATCTTCCGTTTTCTTGTTTGGTGTACCAGTTTTTCTCAATCTTTCCCTGACACCTAGAAAGTTTGAGATCCAAGAAACGCAATgagttttcagtttctttttccaGCGTAAATTTTATGCTTGGGCATTGACCGTTAAATTCGGCTAGCACGCAATCTATGTCGTTTTCATAACCTACTATCAAACAGTCATCGACGTAGCGTTTATACATCACGAGGTTGATACCTTTATCTCGTAGGCATTGGATGGCGGTTTCCTCGAGTTGTTCCATCAAGAGAGACGCTACTACCGGGGATAGAGGAGAGCCCATCGGTGTGCCAAAAGTTTGCTCGAAGATTTTACCATTGTACTGAAAAAACGACGCTCCAAGTATTGTGTGAAGGGCGCGTTTGAATTCAGTCCACGGTATCGGCGTGTAATCGCTAATTTCCCGCCACTTTTGTTCAATTATATCGTACACATTTTGAACTGGTACGTTCGTGTAGAGCGACACGACGTCCAGCGAGTAAATAATGCAACCCTCAGGGACCCGAACATTGGTGATCTCCGACGCGAAGTCGAAGCTACTACGCACGTGGTGTTTCGTTTTGCCGACGACGTTTTGTAGCACGTTGGCAAGAAACTGAGCCATTCGGTACGTAGCTGACCCCACTGTCGACACTACCGGTCGAAGCGGGCGGTCTTCTTTATGAATTTTAGGAAGACCGTAAATCCTCGGTGGAGGGcagttgaacaattttaatttgttttttgtgtaAGTGGAGATGTATTTATTTTCGTGCCACGAGTCCAACATAGTGTTGATGCGTTTGAGTATCTTTTCTGTTGGATCTGTGGCTAGGGGAGTGTACGTTGTTGTGTCACTTACCATAGCTGTCATTTTTTCGCTGTACTCGCTTGCTAGCATCACGACGGTTTTATTTCCTTTGTCCGCCTTGGTGATGATTACTTCGTTGTGTTCTCGGAGAAATTTTCGGCTACGCACGATGTCTTTATGGATCCAATCGTTGTTTTTGGCGCGCGGTTGGTTTTGGAAGTCGACGTAGTTGTTGATCCGTGTGGTAAGTCTAGCCATCAGTGACACAAAAAGGACAACAGCCCGCCtaaaaccaaaaaagaaattcctCTCCCAGAAACTACAAAGCCTACTGGATGCTGAGGATTGGCAAAATGTAAAAGAAATGGTCACGAAAAGAACAACCACCGTGTTTAATGAAAGCAAAAAGAAAGAAACCCGAAAactggattttttgaaaaagaagaaaatcctAGAGACAGCGGTCCAAGCTGAGTGGATTGAAAACACAACAACCGTGGAAATTCCCGACTATTTGGAACGAGCGCTGCTCCTTGGGCCCAATTACAACATCCAACCAAGAACAAACATACCATACGTTGCTTTCATCGCCGACGTTGAGAGcgcaataaaacaaaaacccGACGCAGACGACATCAGATCCAGCATCGCGACGATGATCAACAACTACGTCGACTTCCAAAACCAACCGCGCGCCAAAAACAACGATTGGATCCATAAAGACATCGTGCGTAGCCGAAAATTTCTCCGAGAACACAACGAAGTAATCATCACCAAGGCGGACAAAGGAAATAAAACCGTCGTGATGCTAGCAAGCGAGTACAGCGAAAAAATGACAGCTATGGTAAGTGACACAACAACGTACACTCCCCTAGCCACAGATCCAACAGAAAAGATACTCAAACGCATCAACACTATGTTGGACTCGTGGCACGAAAATAAATACATCTCCACTtacacaaaaaacaaattaaaattgttcaactgCCCTCCACCGAGGATTTACGGTCTTCCTAAAATTCATAAAGAAGACCGCCCGCTTCGACCGGTAGTGTCGACAGTGGGGTCAGCTACGTACCGAATGGCTCAGTTTCTTGCCAACGTGCTACAAAACGTCGTCGGCAAAACGAAACACCACGTGCGTAGTAGCTTCGACTTCGCGTCGGAGATCACCAATGTTCGGGTCCCTGAGGGTTGCATTATTTACTCGCTGGACGTCGTGTCGCTCTACACGAACGTACCAGTTCAAAATGTGTACGATATAATTGAACAAAAGTGGCGGGAAATTAGCGATTACACGCCGATACCGTGGACTGAATTCAAACGCGCCCTTCACACAATACTTGGAGCGTCGTTTTTTCAGTACAATGGTAAAATCTTCGAGCAAACTTTTGGCACACCGATGGGCTCTCCTCTATCCCCGGTAGTAGCGTCTCTCTTGATGGAACAACTCGAGGAAACCGCCATCCAATGCCTACGAGATAAAGGTATCAACCTCGTGATGTATAAACGCTACGTCGATGACTGTTTGATAGTAGGTTATGAAAACGACATAGATTGCGTGCTAGCCGAATTTAACGGTCAATGCCCAAGCATAAAATTTACGCtggaaaaagaaactgaaaactcATTGCGTTTCTTGGATCTCAAACTTTCTAGGTGTCAGGGAAAGATTGAGAAAAACTGGTACACCAAACAAGAAAACGGAAGATATTTGGATTATTATTCAGAAAGTCCATATATACACAAAAAGAACACAGCGATTGCATTGATTGACCGGGCACTGAAACTTAGCGACGTTGAAAAACGTGAAATGAGCATCAATAAAGTCAGTAAAATACTTCATTTAAATAATTACCCagatgaatttatcaaatatattttaaaaaagaggGTAGATGCTATTTACAACTCGCTAAGCAACAGCACTACGGAAAATCTAGGAAAATACGTCTCACTAACATACATTCCTGGATTGAGTGAAAAAGTTAGTagagtactgaaaaatcatggcATAATTGCATCCTCGAgaccaatcaacaaaattaaaacctgtttattcacaaaaacgaaagaccaaattccaaaattaaaacagacAAATGTGGTATATTCAATTCCTTGTGAATGCGGGAAAGAATACTGTGGACAAACATCTCAAACTCtggaaaaaaggattaaaaatcataaaacgagtctcaaacaaaacaccagagccACAGGATTGACACAACATGCCATAGAACAGAACCATAAGTTTAATTTCGACAAagcatatattttagaaagagtaaaccaagaaggaaaacgaaaaacagctgaaacactacacataaaactcaaaaaaggaagaacagtaaacatcaagcaagattcgattgaaatttctaaaatatatagctctattattaaaaaactaagaGAGACGCCACAATTCGCAACTAAAACGACGGATTCAAAAACGACGTCACCGAACACGACGACAACAAACAACATCACGACGACACCGGGAATGATAGACGCCAGCTGCTAGAAGCGATTCAAAACCGGACTTAAATCAAGTAAGACAGCCGTTCAGGAAGCACGCGGCGATACAAATCGTAAGTGCAAAAGTGCAGTGAAATTGTGATGAAatattgtgaagaattttttgtattaatttaagttttttgtttaaaatatagttttctgaggatggctgaaggtagtaggccgaaacgtcaaaagaattgtttgtatttgatttcaaattcaccgaaaagcatcaactagaaaagccaattcatttaatattggaacaaattcttttgctcattgtggcgctcctagtggacggatttggaaacttttttcacccacgtgtcgggaaattcattacctttcaccatgtatttatggcataacaccaaacgatagcattttgtaaacaaccgccatggaagccgaacggagagatcaaattgtgcacagttttcttgaaaatcctttgttgtcggcatcgaagctagctaaacagcttaaaatgcccagaaataccgtatggcgtgttatcaagcagtacaaggaaacattgacgacggctcggaagccgcattcgaagcgtcggagtggaactgcgaccggaaactgcgtgggaaagtcatcaaggccgtcaagaggaatcccaatcttatagaccgcgatttggccaataagttccaggccgctcacagtacggtgcgacgaattcgtctccgggaaggaataaggtcattccgagccagcaaacagccaaatcggacgctgaagcagaacaatgtggccagaatccgtgctcgaaagctgtacgaccaagtgctgaccaagttcgacggatgtattctgatggacgatgagacctacgtgaaggcggactttgggcaaatcccaggtcaaaaattttatttggcgacggctcgggggatgtacctgcaaaatttaagttcgtgtttgcggataaattcgcccgcaagtacatgatttggcaggggatatgcagttgtggacagaaaaccaaagtctttctcactgacaagacaatgtcatcagaagtctacaaaaaagagtgcctacagaaacggattctgccgtttattcgtgcccacgaccgtccagtaatgttttggccggacctcgcaagctgccattacagcaaaacggttatggaatggtacgcaacgaacggggtcagcgtaataccgaaggacctcaaccccccaaaatgcccccagttccggccgatagagaaatactgggcaatcacgaagcggaggcttaaggcaaagggaaaacttgttaggaacatgactcaaatgaagaactggtggaatcaaatcgccaaaacggtggacgaaaagggtgtgcgccgcctaatgtgccgtattacgggaaaagaacgagaatttcttcgaaacagcaatgaatttttttttaaatatttttttatgaaagagtaaagaaaatgctacatttgtatgaaaaacaaattatgaattcgttaataaatgactgaactacacgcaattgtttgtgttccaatattaaatgaagcagactttaataaCCTTTCGAATGGTgtgcaatttatttttgaattatgaaaaataaaaatcgtttctCCAGTTGAgtggtgcttggaatgggtctaattataataaacattgaaattccaGAATAAAAATCGACACAATAAACAGAGTTAGAGAAtgaatcaagattatttttttcttatacgaAATAACATAAAACACCTTTAAAGTGGCTAGGTTCCTTGCCAACGGTGGCCCCAGAGAGTCTTAATGGATAGATTTGCTTTAGTTTTCTCAAAAGTGATCTGTCCCATGATTCCCATCCTTCAATCCGATGTTAGCCATTTCGTTGGAACCGAGCACAGAGATACATTGATTGAACTTTCTGTTTGTTTTGGtgtacaaaaatatttctaaccAAATTGAAACCAGTTT is a window encoding:
- the LOC129737722 gene encoding uncharacterized protein LOC129737722, whose translation is MARLTTRINNYVDFQNQPRAKNNDWIHKDIVRSRKFLREHNEVIITKADKGNKTVVMLASEYSEKMTAMVSDTTTYTPLATDPTEKILKRINTMLDSWHENKYISTYTKNKLKLFNCPPPRIYGLPKIHKEDRPLRPVVSTVGSATYRMAQFLANVLQNVVGKTKHHVRSSFDFASEITNVRVPEGCIIYSLDVVSLYTNVPVQNVYDIIEQKWREISDYTPIPWTEFKRALHTILGASFFQYNGKIFEQTFGTPMGSPLSPVVASLLMEQLEETAIQCLRDKGINLVMYKRYVDDCLIVGYENDIDCVLAEFNGQCPSIKFTLEKETENSLRFLDLKLSRCQGKIEKNWYTKQENGRYLDYYSESPYIHKKNTAIALIDRALKLSDVEKREMSINKVNLLQDFYHRMYGHANDDTVFNEVRQNFRVPHIRVAVSSVQINAGRSQNGTASSSKD